The Calliphora vicina chromosome 3, idCalVici1.1, whole genome shotgun sequence genome contains a region encoding:
- the Dhps gene encoding probable deoxyhypusine synthase codes for MSQEPEIAKDAVLKRSEAIPEGTPQVRGYDFNEGINYSKMFESYCNTGFQATNLGLAIKEINRMLDCRSQPLTEEELDKHETDEFIKRKHNCTLFLGFTSNLVSSGMRETLRYLVEHKMVDCVVTTAGGVEEDFIKCLAPTFMGSFELPGRDLRDRGINRIGNLLVPNDNYCKFEDWIMPLLDEMLEEQKSKGTVWSPSRIIHRLGERINDTSSIYYWAAKNKIPVFCPALTDGSLGDMMYFHSFRHPGLVVDILSDLRRLNTMAVKAKNSGMIIIGGGVIKHHICNANLMRNGADFSVFINTASEFDGSDSGARPDEAISWGKIRKDATPVKVYAEATLVFPIIVGETFAKRVNAHKCS; via the exons atgtccCAAGAGCCAGAAATTGCTAAAGATGCTGTACTCAAAAGAAGTGAAGCCATACCGGAGGGAACACCACAAGTCAGAGGCTATGATTTCAATGAGGGCATTAACTATAGTAAAATGTTTGAGTCATATTGCAATACCGGATTCCAAGCTACTAATTTGGGATTGGCCATAAAGGAAATAAATCGTATG ttggATTGTAGATCACAACCATTAACCGAGGAAGAGTTGGATAAACATGAAACAGACGAGTTTATTAAGAGAAAACATaattgtactttatttttgggCTTCACCTCTAACCTGGTGTCCTCTGGCATGAGAGAAACTTTGAGATATTTAGTAGAACATAAAATGGTTGATTGTGTAGTAACTACAGCCGGCGGTGTGGAAGAAGATTTCATTAAATGTTTAGCTCCCACATTTATGG GTTCCTTTGAGCTACCTGGTCGTGATTTAAGAGACCGTGGCATTAATCGTATTGGCAATCTGTTAGTGCCTAACGATAACTATTGTAAATTTGAAGATTGGATTATGCCTTTGCTGGATGAAATGCTAGAAGAACAGAAGTCAAAAGGCACAGTTTGGTCACCTTCACGTATCATACATCGTTTGGGAGAACGTATAAATGATACATCGTCTATTTACTATTGGGctgccaaaaataaaattcccgTGTTTTGTCCTGCATTGACAGATGGTAGTCTTGGCGATATGATGTATTTCCACTCCTTCCGCCATCCCGGCCTAGTGGTCGACATACTCTCCGATTTAAGGCGTCTTAATACTATGGCGGTAAAGGCCAAAAATTCCGGTATGATTATTATTGGCGGTGGTGTTATTAAGCATCATATTTGTAATGCTAATTTGATGCGTAATGGTGCTGATTTTTCGGTTTTCATTAATACTGCTTCGGAATTCGATGGCAGCGATAGTGGCGCAAGACCTGATGAAGCCATCTCATGGGGTAAAATACGCAAAGATGCCACGCCAGTTAAAGTTTATGCTGAGGCCACTTTGGTGTTTCCTATAATTGTTGGGGAAACGTTTGCTAAAAGAGTAAATGCTCATAAGTGTAgttag
- the UbcE2M gene encoding nedd8-conjugating enzyme UbcE2M, translating to MIKLFSLKQQKKEGDQTGKSGGQQKKASAAQLRIQKDINELTLPKTCATEFPDPDDLLNFKLIICPDEGFYKGGRFVFNFRVGPNYPHEPPKVKCETQVYHPNIDLEGNVCLNILREDWNPVLTISSIVYGLQYLFLEPNPEDPLNKEAADVLQTNRRLFEHNVSKAMRGNFVGETYFECCLK from the exons ATGATTAAATTATTCTCATTGAAACAGCAGAAAAAAGAAGGTGACCAAACGGGCAAGAGTGGTGGTCAACAAAAGAAAGCATCTGCTGCTCAATTGCGTATACAAAAAG ACATCAACGAACTCACCCTGCCAAAAACTTGTGCTACGGAATTTCCCGATCCAGATGATTTgctcaattttaaattgatcaTCTGCCCCGATGAAGGTTTCTACAAAGGTGGCCGTTTCGTATTCAATTTCCGCGTTGGTCCCAATTATCCCCATGAACCACCAAAAGTTAAATGTGAAACTCAAGTCTATCATCCCAACATCGATCTCGAGGGCAAtgtgtgtttaaatattttacgtgAAGACTGGAATCCGGTATTGACCATTAGTTCTATTGTCTAtggtttgcaatatttgtttttg GAGCCAAATCCTGAGGATCCTTTGAATAAAGAAGCTGCTGATGTTTTGCAAACAAATCGCCGTCTATTTGAGCATAATGTGTCAAAGGCCATGCGTGGCAATTTTGTTGGTGAAACATATTTCGAATGCTGCCTCAAGtga